DNA sequence from the Methylomonas albis genome:
GGTTATTTGTCGCAACTGGGGCCGGTCAAGATCGAAGCGTTCGATTGGGACGAAGTCCCGAATAATCCCTTCTTCTGCCCGGACGCCGGCAAAGTTGAAGAGATGGAAAAATACATGGACGCCCTGCGCAAGGAAGGCGAATCGATAGGCGCCAAGATCGAAGTGATCGCCAGCAATGTGCCGCCTGGCTTGGGTGAGCCGATTTTCGACCGTCTGGATGCAGAATTGGCCTACGCCTTGATGAGCATCAATGCGGTAAAAGGTGTGGAAATCGGCGACGGTTTTGATTGCATCGACACCAAGGGCACAAAATTTCGCGACGAAATTACCCCGGAAGGTTTTTTAAGTAATCATGCCGGCGGCATCTTGGGCGGTATTTCCAGCGGTCAGGATATTGTTGCGCGCATCGCACTTAAACCCACTTCCAGCCTGCGCTTGCCGGGTCGAAGCATCAACGCCAGAGGCGAAGTCATTGAAGTGGTCACCGAAGGTCGTCACGATCCGTGCGTTGGCATTCGCGCCACACCCATCGCCGAAGCGATGGTGGCGATGGTGTTGATGGATCATTTGCTTAGGCATCGCGCTCAGAATCTGCATGTTGAAGCCGGTTTACCGATATTGCGTTAAGAAATCACATGTCTTGGGTATATCGCTACACAATCGCGCTGTTACCAGCGACGTTAACTATTGGAGCATGGCTGTTAGCCGACTGGGCTTATAGTTATTTCAATTGCCAAGGAAATCTAAAAAACCTACAGCCTTGCTTTGTCGGATCGATCAATCTGCTGCCATGGCTAGGAGTTGGCTTATTTTGGGGGCAACTGCTTTCTTGGCTTAGTGTACCAATCTCTTTTTGGTTCCTCATTAAAGTAGCATCTCAACAGATTGGCACTTCAAAGGACTAAATGCCTGTACCTTACTGGCGCTTATCCGGTTTTTACTTTTGCTACTTCGCAACGCTCGGTTCGTTTTTACCGTTTTGGAG
Encoded proteins:
- the aroC gene encoding chorismate synthase; its protein translation is MSGNSIGKLFTVTTSGESHGPALLAIVDGCPPGLELSEADLQIDLDRRKPGTSRHTTQRREADEVKILSGVFEGKTTGCPIGLMIENTDQRSKDYSKIAESFRPGHADYTYQHKYGFRDYRGGGRSSARETAMRVAAGAIAKKYLFQQHGIQVRGYLSQLGPVKIEAFDWDEVPNNPFFCPDAGKVEEMEKYMDALRKEGESIGAKIEVIASNVPPGLGEPIFDRLDAELAYALMSINAVKGVEIGDGFDCIDTKGTKFRDEITPEGFLSNHAGGILGGISSGQDIVARIALKPTSSLRLPGRSINARGEVIEVVTEGRHDPCVGIRATPIAEAMVAMVLMDHLLRHRAQNLHVEAGLPILR